One window of the Allorhizobium ampelinum S4 genome contains the following:
- a CDS encoding TraR/DksA C4-type zinc finger protein, protein MLSNIHFELAEERVEQERAAKVAAARADLNKAGADECIDCGQAIPQARRLAYPAAARCIDCQTSIEREVYCR, encoded by the coding sequence ATGCTCAGTAACATTCATTTTGAGTTGGCGGAGGAACGGGTTGAGCAAGAGCGCGCGGCCAAGGTCGCCGCAGCCCGTGCGGATCTGAACAAGGCCGGCGCAGACGAGTGCATCGATTGCGGGCAAGCCATCCCCCAGGCGCGCCGACTGGCCTATCCGGCCGCTGCCCGTTGCATCGATTGTCAGACGTCGATCGAGCGTGAGGTCTATTGCCGATGA
- a CDS encoding DUF2730 family protein — translation MILDMTAIGVLISLALNSINLLTQFRTMMSTGEKKLEERMVKAESKLVEYDRRIQAIESELKHLPDRGTTHRLELSMAEIAGRLNTIEVAQAGRFSAMEQKLAPIQAMGERLNEVLLEQAKHEQHRG, via the coding sequence ATGATCCTCGATATGACAGCCATCGGCGTCCTGATCTCGCTGGCGCTCAACAGCATCAACCTGCTCACGCAGTTCCGCACGATGATGTCGACCGGTGAAAAGAAGCTCGAAGAGCGGATGGTCAAAGCGGAATCGAAGCTGGTCGAATACGACCGGCGCATCCAGGCGATCGAGAGCGAGCTGAAGCATCTGCCTGATCGCGGAACGACCCACCGCCTTGAACTGTCCATGGCGGAAATCGCCGGGCGTCTCAACACGATCGAAGTTGCACAAGCAGGCCGATTTTCGGCCATGGAGCAAAAACTAGCCCCCATCCAGGCTATGGGCGAACGGCTGAACGAAGTCCTTTTGGAGCAAGCAAAGCATGAACAGCATCGCGGTTGA
- a CDS encoding AAA family ATPase: protein MNKHINTSQFNGASWERPVQAPEVSANKSDADIEKWWELIDRVIAVARQFRWTKAEVTRRSGMKEGTFSQWFSGRYEGRLDGHNTMIEQWLDALEASASIAAMIPQSPPFMKLRGSAEVLETLTWAQICPDLVMITLGAGMGKTATCEYFTNTRPHVYHATVSESTKTVHGMLTELAEQLAVQENNPARLARAIGTKLKRTGDGTLLIVDEGQHLNDEALNQLRHFVDVYKCGVAVVGNSEVYSRFASNKKGPSYAQLKSRIGKRLQRVQPYPDDLQTYIAAWNVTDPACIKFLMGIGLKGGAFRQIEKTMRMALMVALGAGTEVGLKDIQAAWKNRDVEDMA, encoded by the coding sequence ATGAACAAGCACATCAACACAAGTCAGTTTAACGGCGCTTCCTGGGAGCGCCCCGTCCAGGCACCTGAGGTTTCTGCAAACAAGAGTGATGCCGATATCGAAAAGTGGTGGGAGCTGATTGACCGCGTTATTGCCGTTGCCCGGCAGTTCCGGTGGACGAAGGCGGAAGTTACCCGCCGGTCGGGCATGAAGGAAGGCACGTTTAGCCAGTGGTTTTCCGGCCGCTACGAAGGGCGGCTGGACGGTCACAACACCATGATTGAACAATGGCTGGATGCCTTGGAAGCCAGTGCCAGCATTGCGGCGATGATTCCGCAATCGCCGCCCTTCATGAAGCTTCGCGGTTCGGCGGAGGTGCTGGAAACGCTGACGTGGGCGCAGATTTGCCCCGATCTGGTGATGATCACGCTGGGCGCTGGCATGGGCAAGACCGCGACATGTGAGTATTTCACCAACACGCGCCCGCATGTCTATCACGCCACCGTTTCTGAGAGCACCAAGACGGTTCACGGCATGTTGACGGAGCTGGCCGAGCAGCTCGCGGTTCAGGAGAACAACCCGGCGCGTCTGGCGCGGGCGATCGGGACCAAGTTGAAGCGGACCGGTGACGGGACGTTGCTGATCGTTGACGAGGGCCAGCACCTTAACGACGAGGCGCTCAACCAGCTTCGCCATTTCGTGGATGTGTACAAATGCGGTGTGGCCGTCGTTGGCAACTCGGAGGTCTATAGCCGGTTTGCCAGCAACAAAAAGGGGCCGAGTTATGCCCAGCTGAAAAGCCGCATCGGTAAGCGCCTGCAACGGGTGCAGCCCTATCCGGATGACTTGCAAACCTACATTGCCGCCTGGAATGTAACCGATCCGGCCTGCATCAAGTTTCTGATGGGCATCGGCTTGAAGGGCGGTGCCTTCCGGCAGATCGAAAAGACAATGCGCATGGCCTTGATGGTGGCGCTTGGGGCAGGGACCGAGGTTGGCTTAAAGGACATTCAGGCCGCCTGGAAGAACCGCGACGTGGAGGACATGGCATGA
- a CDS encoding phage minor head protein, giving the protein MTATIAALKPDDAIKALKARGEQLAPSFSWQDVYAEEHAKQFTVAKSAGFDILTDLFDGLQTSLEEGKTFRDFASQVTPVLQAKGWWGVQDVTDPVTGELRKAQLGSTRRLQLIFDVNLRVSYAAGHWAAFERNKARRPWLRYVCILDDHTRPEHRKRHNLCLPVDHPYWDTWAPPCGWNCRCTLQSLSDRDVERMRGELKFTPPEDDFVAFTNKRTGEVRMIPRGIDPGWDHNPGKAGFRAFDAAEKLINAPPIMAAQVNKDPDWLVKPLGDDFARWFDAATAGGRVDRSIIVVGALSEDVLASLAQGGIAPQSGAITLTQQAALHMIRDAKAGVGKTVDMAALRQLPANLSRPRAVLRDKRDGALLYVFDSGQDPRLAKIVVKVDFADKARPPGGKAQTIVTNSIRTAGLVEARVLTDEKTYELISGTI; this is encoded by the coding sequence ATGACGGCGACGATCGCAGCGCTGAAGCCGGACGATGCCATCAAGGCTCTGAAGGCGCGCGGCGAACAGCTCGCGCCGTCCTTTTCCTGGCAGGACGTTTATGCCGAGGAGCATGCCAAACAGTTCACGGTCGCCAAGTCGGCCGGTTTCGATATCCTCACAGACCTTTTCGACGGGCTTCAAACCAGCCTTGAAGAGGGCAAGACGTTTCGGGATTTCGCCAGCCAGGTGACGCCGGTTCTCCAGGCTAAGGGCTGGTGGGGCGTCCAGGACGTGACCGATCCAGTGACAGGGGAGCTTCGCAAAGCGCAGCTCGGCTCGACCCGTCGCCTGCAATTGATCTTCGACGTGAACCTTCGCGTCTCTTATGCGGCGGGTCATTGGGCGGCCTTTGAGCGCAACAAGGCGCGCCGGCCTTGGCTGCGCTATGTCTGTATTCTGGACGACCACACCCGGCCGGAACACCGCAAGCGCCACAATCTTTGCCTGCCCGTCGATCATCCCTATTGGGACACATGGGCACCGCCTTGTGGCTGGAATTGCCGCTGCACGCTGCAAAGCCTGTCGGATCGGGATGTCGAGCGGATGCGGGGTGAGTTGAAGTTCACGCCGCCCGAAGATGACTTCGTTGCCTTCACCAACAAGCGCACTGGCGAAGTCCGGATGATCCCGCGCGGCATCGATCCCGGTTGGGACCACAATCCCGGCAAGGCTGGCTTTCGGGCCTTCGATGCGGCGGAAAAGCTGATCAATGCACCGCCGATCATGGCCGCCCAGGTCAACAAAGATCCGGACTGGCTGGTCAAGCCGCTCGGCGATGACTTTGCGAGGTGGTTTGATGCGGCCACAGCGGGCGGGCGCGTGGACCGGTCCATCATCGTGGTTGGCGCTTTGTCCGAGGATGTCCTGGCATCTCTTGCCCAGGGCGGGATTGCGCCGCAGTCAGGCGCGATCACCCTGACCCAGCAAGCTGCTCTGCATATGATCCGCGATGCCAAGGCCGGAGTGGGAAAGACCGTCGATATGGCGGCGCTTCGGCAACTGCCGGCCAATCTCAGCCGGCCGAGGGCGGTCCTGCGGGATAAGCGCGACGGTGCGCTTCTCTATGTGTTCGACAGCGGCCAAGACCCGCGTCTGGCCAAGATCGTTGTGAAGGTCGATTTCGCAGATAAGGCCCGGCCACCAGGGGGAAAAGCCCAGACGATCGTCACCAATTCGATCCGAACTGCGGGGCTGGTTGAAGCCCGCGTCCTGACAGACGAGAAGACTTACGAGCTTATCAGTGGGACGATTTAG
- a CDS encoding regulatory protein GemA — MTSSIAAIHVAKKHLGLDEDTYRAKLENITGKPSAKDMTEAERQKVLKVFRGEGFAPAPASAGKRKPLVGKFAKKLQALWIAGWNLGVVENRDDAALLAFVTRQTGLDHVRFLHHADDAKKAIEGLKTWLAREAGVGFGNTNGQEWLASDGAKIAWAQWKILNPGVSLIVRKGFDAQVASLLGLSNVWLADLKPSQWQTVMNALGERVRAQKAGA; from the coding sequence ATGACCTCCTCGATCGCAGCCATTCACGTAGCCAAAAAGCATCTCGGCCTAGACGAAGACACCTACCGGGCCAAGCTCGAAAACATCACCGGCAAGCCATCCGCGAAAGACATGACAGAGGCAGAGCGCCAGAAGGTGCTGAAGGTGTTTCGGGGTGAAGGCTTTGCTCCGGCTCCGGCCAGCGCAGGCAAGCGCAAGCCGCTGGTCGGAAAATTCGCCAAGAAGCTCCAGGCGCTGTGGATCGCGGGCTGGAACCTCGGTGTGGTCGAGAACCGGGACGATGCGGCATTGTTGGCCTTTGTCACCCGCCAGACCGGTCTCGATCATGTTCGCTTCCTGCACCACGCCGATGATGCCAAGAAAGCGATTGAGGGGCTGAAAACATGGCTGGCCCGCGAGGCTGGTGTCGGCTTCGGCAACACCAACGGCCAAGAGTGGCTCGCCAGCGATGGCGCGAAGATCGCCTGGGCGCAGTGGAAGATCCTCAATCCCGGCGTAAGCCTGATCGTACGCAAGGGCTTTGACGCGCAAGTCGCCTCATTGCTCGGCCTGTCAAATGTCTGGCTGGCTGATTTGAAGCCGAGCCAGTGGCAGACCGTCATGAACGCCCTGGGCGAACGGGTACGCGCCCAGAAGGCAGGTGCGTGA
- a CDS encoding DUF935 domain-containing protein, giving the protein MAQILDQYGNPIVKAAMKQEQGGPTTTGVRQAAGNHQAPGLTPQKLARILREAIDGDPERYLELAEDMEERNEHYAGVLGVRKRQVAGLDITVEAASDSADDVRDADLVRDFISRDTFEDELFDILDAVGKSFSATEIIWDTSEGQWSIRALKWNDPRWFRFDRNDGETLRLRGPAGDEDLWPAKWIVHRAKVKSGLTIRGGLARSAAWTYLFKTFTTSDWAIFCEAYGQPLRLGKYGAGASEPDKEKLLRAVSSIAADYAAIVPESMAIEFVQAQLSGSLDLYERRSDWLDRQISKLVLGQTATTDAQAGGYAVGKVHDGVREDIERADARQLAATLNRDVVVPLVSFNRGPRKNYPKICIGRPDDIDVNNLVANVVKLVPLGLKVGMSTMRDKIGLPDPGKDEEILKPAAAAAQPPADQADSTPPAIATQSQMARADRDAIDAAAGQISADDWQEMTPPVVDGLAEALSKATSIAEAQAILAAQVSAMGVNAFVEQLARAAFSARISGEADEPLS; this is encoded by the coding sequence ATGGCCCAGATCCTCGACCAGTATGGCAACCCGATCGTCAAGGCCGCGATGAAGCAGGAGCAAGGCGGGCCGACGACGACTGGCGTTCGCCAAGCGGCTGGCAATCATCAGGCACCCGGTCTGACACCCCAGAAACTTGCCCGCATTCTGCGCGAGGCCATTGATGGCGATCCGGAGCGCTACCTTGAGCTTGCGGAGGACATGGAGGAACGCAACGAGCATTATGCTGGTGTTCTGGGTGTGCGCAAACGACAGGTCGCCGGACTGGACATCACGGTTGAGGCAGCCAGCGATAGTGCAGATGATGTCCGCGATGCCGACCTCGTGCGCGACTTTATATCCCGCGATACCTTTGAGGACGAGCTGTTCGATATCCTCGATGCCGTCGGAAAGAGCTTCAGCGCCACCGAAATCATCTGGGACACATCCGAAGGCCAGTGGTCAATCAGGGCGCTCAAATGGAATGATCCACGATGGTTCCGATTCGATCGCAATGATGGAGAGACCTTGAGACTGCGTGGTCCGGCCGGTGACGAAGATCTCTGGCCAGCCAAATGGATTGTGCATCGCGCCAAGGTCAAATCGGGCCTGACCATTCGTGGCGGCTTGGCCCGATCAGCGGCTTGGACCTATCTATTCAAGACCTTCACGACTTCGGATTGGGCCATCTTCTGCGAGGCTTATGGCCAGCCGTTGCGGCTGGGCAAATATGGCGCTGGCGCAAGCGAGCCCGACAAAGAAAAGCTGCTGCGGGCCGTCTCCAGCATCGCGGCCGATTATGCCGCCATCGTGCCAGAAAGCATGGCGATTGAGTTTGTCCAGGCGCAATTGTCCGGTAGCCTCGATCTCTATGAACGGCGGTCCGACTGGCTGGACCGGCAAATATCCAAGCTTGTCCTGGGACAGACGGCTACCACCGATGCACAGGCTGGCGGCTATGCGGTCGGCAAGGTGCATGACGGTGTGCGTGAAGATATCGAGCGGGCTGATGCCCGCCAGTTGGCCGCGACCCTAAATCGGGATGTTGTCGTGCCACTGGTATCGTTCAATCGTGGCCCCCGAAAAAATTATCCGAAGATCTGCATCGGACGTCCCGACGATATCGATGTCAACAATCTGGTTGCTAATGTCGTCAAGCTCGTCCCGCTCGGCTTGAAAGTCGGCATGTCCACCATGCGCGACAAGATTGGCCTGCCTGACCCAGGCAAGGACGAGGAAATCCTGAAGCCGGCCGCAGCGGCAGCACAGCCGCCTGCCGATCAGGCGGACAGCACACCGCCTGCGATTGCCACCCAAAGCCAGATGGCCCGCGCCGATCGCGATGCTATCGATGCGGCAGCCGGCCAGATCTCGGCTGATGATTGGCAGGAGATGACACCGCCCGTGGTCGATGGTTTGGCCGAGGCATTGAGCAAAGCGACGTCGATCGCGGAGGCACAGGCGATCCTTGCGGCTCAAGTCAGCGCCATGGGCGTCAATGCCTTTGTCGAGCAACTCGCTCGTGCTGCGTTCTCGGCCCGGATCTCCGGTGAAGCCGATGAGCCGCTCTCATGA
- a CDS encoding M15 family metallopeptidase: protein MNNWPQQSAVADFYGKNLKITKGVAGPDLAWEKANLVLVPIPWKAVAAWDTSIPLKSFRVHTKVAGSLGRVLGNIWDIFGKNQKTIEAKNLHLIGGGYNWRQMRGKSALSMHAYGCAVDLDPSHNGLGDPTPDMDPRVVDAFKAEGWIWGGDWSPQRRDGMHFQAAIV from the coding sequence ATGAACAATTGGCCTCAACAGTCCGCCGTTGCCGATTTCTACGGCAAGAACCTCAAAATCACCAAGGGCGTTGCCGGGCCTGATCTGGCCTGGGAGAAGGCGAACCTTGTCCTCGTGCCGATCCCATGGAAGGCTGTTGCCGCCTGGGACACATCAATCCCGCTCAAATCCTTTCGCGTTCACACGAAGGTCGCTGGCAGCCTTGGCCGGGTTCTCGGCAATATCTGGGATATCTTCGGCAAAAACCAGAAGACCATTGAAGCCAAGAACCTGCATCTGATCGGTGGTGGTTATAACTGGCGGCAGATGCGCGGCAAGTCCGCGCTTTCCATGCATGCTTACGGCTGCGCGGTCGATCTCGACCCGTCTCATAACGGTCTTGGCGATCCTACGCCTGACATGGACCCGCGCGTGGTCGATGCCTTCAAGGCCGAAGGCTGGATATGGGGTGGTGACTGGTCGCCGCAACGCCGTGACGGCATGCATTTTCAGGCGGCCATCGTATGA
- a CDS encoding phage protease, whose product MTKRTQNLFSGLVAAHAVMLGGADAALPAEGSSGHWIMLLPIGSFSGRDGRGPYSTNGLEGMRAVIASTEQRAGSTDLVVDYDHQTQFSAVPGVGGQAPAAGWIKQLDARPDGLYGLVEWTDKAAQAIRAGEYRYISPVYQHDKAGQVLRLISAGLTNVPNLELAAVAASAQQNCAQPNQENDMKRIAAALGLSEDADENAILIAINSVLTGNAAIAAAAGLSATAKPAEIVTAINSARADVDPTKFVPIEQVTALQTGLKALQTKMEGEEAETAVNRAITEGRLAPALKSWGLDLHKKDAAAFKAFADASPVLTATQRAGVTPPGNGTDADLTTEDLAVMSQMGLSKEAFLKAKKGGDA is encoded by the coding sequence ATGACGAAACGCACCCAAAACCTCTTTTCCGGCCTTGTTGCCGCCCATGCTGTGATGCTGGGTGGGGCGGATGCCGCTTTGCCTGCCGAAGGCTCTTCCGGACACTGGATCATGTTGCTCCCGATCGGATCGTTTTCCGGCCGCGACGGTCGTGGTCCCTATTCGACCAATGGTCTTGAAGGCATGCGGGCCGTGATTGCTTCCACCGAGCAGCGCGCCGGCAGCACCGACCTCGTGGTCGATTACGATCATCAGACGCAGTTCTCGGCCGTGCCCGGTGTGGGTGGCCAGGCTCCGGCTGCCGGCTGGATCAAGCAGCTCGACGCCCGTCCCGACGGCCTCTATGGTCTCGTCGAATGGACGGACAAGGCAGCCCAGGCCATCCGGGCTGGCGAGTATCGCTACATTTCCCCCGTCTACCAGCACGATAAGGCCGGCCAGGTGCTGCGGCTGATTTCGGCCGGATTGACCAATGTGCCCAATCTCGAACTTGCGGCCGTGGCCGCCAGTGCTCAGCAAAATTGCGCTCAACCCAACCAGGAAAACGATATGAAGAGAATTGCCGCCGCCTTGGGGCTTTCCGAGGACGCGGATGAGAATGCTATTCTCATCGCGATCAACAGTGTGCTGACCGGCAATGCGGCGATTGCCGCTGCGGCTGGTCTGTCGGCCACCGCCAAACCCGCCGAGATCGTCACTGCGATTAACTCCGCGCGCGCCGATGTTGATCCCACGAAGTTCGTGCCAATCGAGCAGGTCACAGCGCTCCAGACCGGTTTGAAGGCCCTTCAAACCAAAATGGAAGGCGAGGAGGCTGAGACGGCCGTTAACCGGGCGATCACCGAAGGCAGGCTTGCGCCGGCACTGAAGTCCTGGGGCCTTGACCTGCACAAGAAAGATGCCGCAGCCTTCAAGGCTTTTGCTGATGCATCTCCGGTTCTGACGGCAACCCAGCGTGCCGGGGTTACGCCGCCCGGCAATGGCACTGACGCGGATCTGACAACGGAGGATCTGGCGGTCATGAGCCAGATGGGTCTCAGCAAGGAAGCCTTCCTCAAGGCCAAGAAAGGCGGTGACGCATGA
- a CDS encoding Mu-like prophage major head subunit gpT family protein, with protein MLITRQSLQSAFVGFNTAFQAGLAMSTPQWSQVATLVPSTTKTQEYGWLGQFPGMREWIGDRVVNGLARHGYALTNKSYETTIGVDRDDFEDDNLGIYGPMFKQLGQNATMFPDELVWGLVKNGFATKCYDGQYFFDTDHPVLDAAGNVTSVANTDGGTGTAWFLVDNSRALKPLIYQQRKPFSNLIRKDQESDDNVFFKKEYVYGLDGRCQVGFGFWQQAWGSKQTLNAANYEVARVGLGSLKADYGKPLAINPRLLIVPPSLEGAARKIVGNQLTDNGGTNQWYGTAEVLVCPYLA; from the coding sequence ATGCTGATCACTCGTCAATCTCTCCAGTCGGCTTTCGTCGGCTTTAATACCGCCTTTCAAGCGGGCCTCGCGATGTCAACGCCGCAATGGTCTCAGGTCGCGACCTTGGTACCATCGACCACCAAGACCCAGGAATACGGCTGGCTCGGTCAGTTTCCAGGCATGCGCGAATGGATCGGCGACCGGGTCGTCAATGGTCTGGCCCGTCATGGTTATGCGCTGACCAATAAGTCCTACGAGACGACGATCGGTGTCGATCGCGATGACTTCGAAGACGACAATCTCGGCATCTACGGGCCGATGTTCAAACAGCTTGGCCAGAATGCCACGATGTTCCCTGACGAACTGGTGTGGGGTCTTGTCAAGAACGGCTTTGCCACCAAATGCTACGATGGCCAGTATTTCTTCGACACGGACCATCCTGTCCTCGATGCTGCTGGCAACGTGACCTCTGTCGCCAACACGGATGGCGGAACGGGTACTGCCTGGTTCCTGGTCGACAATAGCCGTGCCTTAAAGCCGTTGATTTACCAGCAGCGCAAGCCCTTCAGTAATCTGATCCGCAAGGACCAGGAGAGTGACGACAACGTCTTCTTCAAGAAGGAATACGTCTACGGCCTGGATGGCCGCTGCCAGGTTGGTTTCGGCTTCTGGCAACAGGCCTGGGGTTCGAAGCAGACCCTTAACGCTGCGAACTACGAAGTGGCGCGCGTCGGTCTCGGCAGCCTGAAGGCTGACTATGGCAAACCGCTGGCCATCAATCCGCGTCTGCTCATCGTGCCGCCGTCTCTGGAAGGGGCGGCCCGTAAGATCGTCGGCAACCAGCTCACCGACAATGGCGGCACCAACCAGTGGTACGGCACGGCCGAGGTACTGGTCTGCCCCTATCTCGCCTGA
- a CDS encoding DUF3486 family protein: MAKGRGRLSSLQLLPRECSHVVQWAAEQLQDTTTSQVDIYQEFVTRLEQVQRESRGELEFKIPSLSSFNRYSVNLDELTRQINEAREMASAVASTFDAGKSDDLTLVATEAIKGLVLACARTKKGTIDPKGIAALAAAVHKAAQAQSVSSDRRRKVEAHFAEKAKEAVATVTKSKGLSAEAADEILAKILGVEK, encoded by the coding sequence ATGGCGAAGGGACGCGGCCGACTGAGTTCGCTCCAACTGCTGCCGAGGGAATGCAGCCATGTGGTCCAATGGGCGGCAGAGCAGCTTCAGGATACCACCACCTCTCAGGTGGATATCTACCAGGAATTTGTCACTAGGCTTGAACAGGTGCAGAGGGAATCCCGTGGCGAACTCGAATTCAAGATCCCCAGCCTCAGCTCTTTCAACAGATACTCGGTGAACCTGGACGAACTGACGCGTCAGATCAACGAAGCGAGAGAAATGGCATCGGCCGTTGCTTCAACCTTTGATGCCGGGAAAAGCGACGATCTAACGCTTGTCGCGACAGAAGCCATCAAGGGTCTCGTTTTGGCCTGTGCCCGAACCAAAAAAGGAACAATCGATCCGAAAGGCATCGCCGCGCTTGCTGCTGCCGTTCACAAAGCGGCCCAGGCCCAATCGGTTTCGTCGGACCGGCGCAGGAAAGTCGAGGCACATTTTGCAGAGAAGGCAAAGGAAGCCGTGGCGACCGTCACCAAATCCAAGGGCCTTTCCGCTGAAGCTGCTGATGAAATCCTCGCGAAAATTCTTGGTGTCGAGAAATGA
- a CDS encoding DUF3164 family protein: MEAIILEEKPTDGVTLVNGKEYMANAKGALVPLELVKPQEKLRDESVRKVMAYAVDISARIARFRAHCMDDLDALDAVLEQEYGAKSGGIKGNRTYQTIDGLMRVSVAINDFETAGPELQVAKSLIDECLNEWTSDARVEIRALITRAFDTDKEGKVNLKEIKKLTKLAIEDERWVQAVRAINDAINVAYSKQYIRFHVRNSVQDEWIAVTVDIAKA, encoded by the coding sequence ATGGAAGCAATTATTCTCGAAGAAAAGCCCACCGACGGCGTTACGCTCGTCAACGGCAAAGAATACATGGCCAATGCCAAGGGCGCATTGGTGCCGCTGGAGCTGGTGAAGCCGCAGGAGAAGTTGCGCGACGAATCGGTCCGCAAGGTCATGGCCTATGCTGTCGATATCTCGGCTCGGATTGCCCGGTTTCGTGCCCACTGCATGGATGATCTCGACGCTTTGGACGCTGTCCTGGAGCAGGAATACGGAGCGAAGTCAGGTGGGATAAAGGGCAACCGTACCTATCAGACCATTGACGGCCTGATGCGTGTATCCGTTGCGATCAATGATTTTGAGACAGCCGGTCCTGAGCTTCAGGTGGCAAAGAGCCTCATTGACGAATGCCTCAACGAATGGACATCCGACGCCCGCGTCGAGATCCGCGCCCTTATCACCCGTGCCTTCGATACGGATAAAGAGGGCAAGGTCAACCTCAAGGAAATCAAGAAGCTCACGAAGCTGGCCATTGAGGACGAGCGGTGGGTGCAGGCTGTTCGCGCCATCAACGACGCGATCAACGTCGCCTATTCCAAACAGTATATCCGGTTTCATGTACGAAATTCCGTTCAGGACGAATGGATCGCTGTCACCGTCGATATTGCCAAGGCGTGA